The [Pantoea] beijingensis genomic sequence TCCGCACTGTTGCCGGTATGGCTGATTCTGGCCCCGCGTGACTACCTCGCTACTTTCCTGAAAATCGGCGTGATCGTGGGCCTGGCGCTGGGGATTGTTATCCTCAATCCCGATTTAAAAATGCCCGCGATGACGCAATACATTGATGGCACAGGGCCGCTCTGGAAAGGAGCACTGTTCCCGTTCCTGTTTATTACCATCGCCTGCGGCGCAGTGTCCGGCTTCCATGCGCTGATCGCATCCGGTACCACGCCAAAACTGCTGGCCTGCGAAACCGACGCACGCTTTATTGGTTACGGCGCCATGCTGATGGAGTCTTTTGTGGCGATTATGGCGCTGGTCGCCGCGTCTATTATTGAGCCCGGACTCTATTTTGCGATGAATACACCTCCAGCAGGATTAGGGATCGTCATGCCCAATCTGCATGAAATGGGAACCGCCAACGCGCCGCTGGTGATGGCGCAACTGCAGCAGGTGACAGTACAAGCCGCGGCTGCCGTCAGTTCCTGGGGCTTTGTGATTTCACCTGAGCAAATCCTGCAGACCGCAAAGGATATCGGCGAACCTTCCGTGCTTAACCGTGCCGGCGGCGCGCCCACGCTGGCGGTGGGAATTGCACACGTCTTTCACAAAATCATTCCCATGGCGGATATGGGTTTCTGGTATCACTTTGGGATTCTGTTTGAAGCCTTGTTTATCCTGACGGCGCTGGATGCGGGTACCCGTTCTGGCCGCTTTATGCTGCAGGACCTGTTGGGTAACTTCGTTCCTTTCCTGAAAAAAACCGATTCACTGGTCGCCGGCGTTATCGGCACCGCAGGCTGCGTCGGGCTGTGGGGCTATCTGCTGTATCAGGGCGTGGTTGATCCGTTGGGCGGCGTAAAAAGCCTCTGGCCGCTATTTGGTATCTCGAACCAGATGCTGGCCGCCGTCGCGCTGGTGCTGGCGACAGTGGTATTAGTGAAGATGAAACGTACACAGTACATTTGGGTCACCGTGGTCCCCGCGGTCTGGCTGCTGATTTGTACAACCTGGGCACTGGGCATGAAACTCTTCAGCAGCAATCCAGAAATGGAGGGATTCTTCTATATGGCGAAAGCCTATAAAGCCCGAATTCTGAGCGACAGCACAGAACTGACCGCCCAACAGATCGCGAATATGAATCATATTGTGATCAACAACTACACTAATGCAGGGCTGAGTATCCTTTTTCTGGTGGTGGTTTACAGTATTATTTTCTACGGTATCCGCACCGGCATTCAGGCCAACCGTACGCCAGCGCGAACGGACAAAGAAACGCCCTATGTGTCGGTCCCTAAAGAAGGCATCAAAACGTCTTCCGGTCATTAATACATCCGAGGGGCAAGATACTTGCCTCTATAAGCCCTGCGGCGGCGGGGCGATACCTTTCAGGAAAGCTTATGTTTGGTAACTTAGGTGAAGCAAAAAAATACCTTGGCCAGGCGGCCAAAATGCTGATCGGTATTCCCGATTACGATACCTACGTTCAGCATATGCAAACTAACCATCCGGATAAACCCGTCATGACCTATCCCGAATTCTTCCGGGAGCGGCAGCAGGCACGCTATGGCGGGGATGGAAAAGGGGGAATGCGCTGTTGCTGAATCCTGCAGGAGAACAACAATGACCACGATTGCAGTCACGGTTTTAACCGGTTTTTTAGGCGCCGGGAAAACCACGTTATTACGCCATATTCTGCATCAGCAGCATGAATACCGCATTGCGGTGATTGAAAATGAGTTCGGTGAAGTCGCGATAGACGATCAGTTGCTTGGCGACCGGGCCACACAAATTAAAACCCTCACCAATGGCTGTATTTGCTGCACGCGTTCCAGCGAACTGGAAGATGCCCTGTTGGATCTACTGGATAGCCTCGATAAAGGTGAGATCGCCTTTGATCGATTAGTGATCGAATGCACCGGCATGGCCGATCCCGGCCCCATTATTCAGACATTTTTCTCACATCCCGTGCTCTGCCAGCGTTACCTGCTGGACGGCGTGATTGCGCTGGTCGATGCGGCACATGCCAGTGAGCAACTGGATCGGTTTACTCTCGCACAATCGCAAATAGGTTATGCTGACCGCATCCTGCTGACAAAAACCGATGTTGCCGAAGAGTACAGCCCACTTCTCGACCGGCTACAACGCATCAACGCCCGCGCGCCCGTCTATCCGGTGCTCCACGGGAAGATCGATCTTGAGCTGTTATTTAACACCAACGGTTTTATGCTGGAAGAGAATGTTGTTCCGGCTAAACCTCGCTTTCACCGCCTTGTCGATCCACAGAACGCAGTATCTTCTATCGTGCTGGAGCTGGATTATCCGGTGATCTTAGAAGAGGTATCCCGTGTGATGGAAAACCTGCTGCTCAGTTTTGCCGATAACTTATTGCGTTACAAAGGTATGCTGTGGATTGAAGGAAACAACCATCGTTTGCTGTTCCAGGGCGTTCAGCGCCTATACAGCGCCGACTGGGATCGTGAATGGCAGCCTCAGGAACAGCCCCGTAGTACGTTAATATTTATCGGCGTTCAGCTCCCTGAACAGGAAATCAGACAGGCGTTTGCTAAGCTGCGTCCAGATTAACCACGGTGCGGGAGAGGTGATCTCCCCACCACATTACCGGTCATAATCCCAATACGCCCTTAATGCTTTTCAGATAGCGGCGGCTCACCGGCACGGTTAACCCATTGCACAATATCAGCTCCGCCTGGCCGTTATCCTCCAGCCGAATCTCTTTTAAATGTGTCATATTCACCAGATACTGACGATGACAGCGCAGTAACCGGGTACGGCTTTCCAGCGTACGCAATGTCAGTTCGGTAAATCCCTCCTTGCCGGCATGATCGGTCACGTACACGCCGCTCAGACGGCTGCTGACAAAGGCCACGTCATCCATCTGCAGCAAAAAAATTCGGCTTTGGCCATTGCAGGGGATAAATTTCAGCCGTTGCTGGCTCTCGGGAAGAGTCGATATATCCTGCGGAACAGGGATCTGACGCAGGCGCGTTAAGGTTTTCGCCAACCGGGCCGTGACAATGGGTTTTAGCAGGTAGTCAAAGGCGTGTTCTTCAAATGCCTTGATAGCATATTCATCAAATGCGGTGAGAAACACAATATAAGGCCGGTGCGCGTCATCCAGCATGCCTACCATTTCAAGCCCGCTGATCCGCGGCATCTGGATATCAATAAACAGCACATCCGGATGAAGTTTATTCACCGCACCGATGGCTTCAATCGCATTCGCGCATTCACCGACGATATCGATATCATGCTCTTTTTCCAGCAGAACGCGGAGGTTTTCCCGCGCCAGTGCTTCATCATCGACAATCAGCACCTTAAACATCATCTCTCCTCCAGCGGTAACCGCAGCGCGACACGGGTAAAGCGATCGGGTTCACAGGTTACGCTGATCCCACAGCTATCGCCAAAACGTGCCCGCAAACGCTTATCTACCAGGCTCATGCCTAAACCACTGACGATATTTGCGGGTTGATACAATCCGGCGTTATCTTCAATCGCCAGGATCAGATATCCCGCGTCCTGGCTGGCCTGAATGGTAATCTCTCCCTTGCCAAGCAACTGTGACGTGCCGTGTTTAATCGCATTTTCAACAATGGGCTGTAGCGTGAATGCAGGCAGCCGTTGCCAGGAAAGTGCGTCAGGAATCGCTAACCGAACCTGTAACTGCTCCTGAAAGCGCGCCTTTTCGATGTGTAAATAAGCACTGACGTGTTCGAGCTCATCCGCCAGCGTGACGATTTCCGACGAGCGCTTAAGGTTTTTACGAAAGAACGTCGACAGATATTGCACCAGTTGTCCTGCCTGATCGCTATCACGACGGATGACCGCCATTAACGTGTTGAGCGCATTGAATAAAAAGTGGGGATTGACCTGCGCATGCAGCAGCTTGATTTCAGATTGTGCCAGCAACGCCTTCTGACGCTCGTACTGCCCGGCAAGGATTTGCGCCGACAACAGCTGTGCGATCCCTTCCCCTAAGGTGCGATTAATGGAGCTAAAGAGCCGATTTTTCGCCTCATAGAGTTTGATGGTGCCAATGACCTGCTGATTCTCACCCCGTAACGGGATGACCAGCGTTGAACCGAGCTTGCACTGCGGGTGAAGTGAACAGCGGTACGGGACTTCATTACCATCCGCGTAGACCACGTCACCGCTCTCTATTGCCCGCAAGGTATAGCCCGAAGAGATCATTTTTCCGGGTAAATGGTGGTCGTCACCAATGCCCGTAAAGGCCAGTAATTTCTCGCGATCGGTAATGGCAACGGCACCGATATCCAGCTCGTCATACAGCACCTGCGCAACCCGCATGCTATTTTCTTCGTTAAAGCCCTGTCGCAGGATCCCTTCCGTCGAGGCCGCGACTTTAAGCGCCACCGCAGAAAAGGCCGAGGTGTATTTCTCAAACATCGCGCGCTTATCCAGCAAAATACGCATAAACAACGCGGCACCGACGGTGTTGGTTACCATCATCGGCGCGGCAATGCTTTCAACCAGATGCAGCGCATCCTGAAACGGACGGGCAATCAGTAAGATGATCAACATCTGCACTAATTCCGCAAAGAAAGTGATTGCGCCTGCCGTCAGTGGGCTGAAGACTTTGTCCGTACGCCCCCGCTTGATGAGCACGCTGTGCATCAAGCCGCCTAACAACCCCTCAGCAATGGTGGAAATCATGCAACTCAGGGCGGTCATGCCGCCCAGGGAATAACGGTGCAAACCACCCGTGAGACCGACCAGCCCACCGACCAGCGGCCCTCCCAGCAATCCGCCCATTACTGCACCAATCGCCCGCGTATTGGCGATAGAATCCTCGATATGCAGGCCAAAATAGGTGCCCATGATGCAAAAAATAGAGAACGTGACATAACACAACAGCTTATGGGGCAAGCGAACAGTGACTTGCATAAGTGGAATAAACAGGCGGGTTTTACTCATCAGCCAGGCGATAACTAAAAAGACACACATCTGCTGCAATAACAGTAAGACTAATTTAAATTCGTACATACCCGGTGACCACAAACGCTGAATAACCGCAGCATGCCACGTCAGTCAATTGCGTTCTTTGCGTCACAACGGAAAAACATAAAATCGCGGGTGCTAAACTACCGAATGTTAATTCTGATATCCGCTAACATCGGAACATTTGCTGCACCGCATCCTTTGATAACAATAGTCGGACCGCTCCGGGAGAGAACATGCTGCCATCACTTACTATCAGCCAATCGATACCCCGTCACTGGATGGATCTCTATGAAACCATCTGGGAACCCACATTTTTCCCGAAATGGGCTTCAGGTTTAAGCCAGTCAACGCTGACGCAAGAAGGAGGCTATTGGCTGGCTACAGGTCTGGAAGGCACTGTTCGGATTCGCTTCACTCCCCACAATCCGTTAGGCGTCATGGACCATTGGGTCGATACAGGCACCGGTCAGGAGATCTACATGCCGATGCGTATCATCGCTAATCAGCAGGGCGCTGATGTGATCATTACCGTTTACCGTCAACCCATTATGTCGGATGAGAAATTTGCTGAAGATATCGAATGGGTCACCCGCGACCTGCAAAAGCTGCATGCGCTACTGACCTGCTGATTTTTACCGACAGGTTTAGGTTTATTAGTGGATTGTATTTTTAATGCTTTGGTAATCGCGGATATATCCGGATAATGCCCTGCATTACATGAGATAAGCTCACATCTATTGCAGCCCTTAGAGAATTTCAGTCGCCTGTACTGGGAGAATCGCTTAGGCTTGCCGCGAATTTT encodes the following:
- a CDS encoding polyketide cyclase, with product MLPSLTISQSIPRHWMDLYETIWEPTFFPKWASGLSQSTLTQEGGYWLATGLEGTVRIRFTPHNPLGVMDHWVDTGTGQEIYMPMRIIANQQGADVIITVYRQPIMSDEKFAEDIEWVTRDLQKLHALLTC
- the btsR gene encoding two-component system response regulator BtsR — encoded protein: MFKVLIVDDEALARENLRVLLEKEHDIDIVGECANAIEAIGAVNKLHPDVLFIDIQMPRISGLEMVGMLDDAHRPYIVFLTAFDEYAIKAFEEHAFDYLLKPIVTARLAKTLTRLRQIPVPQDISTLPESQQRLKFIPCNGQSRIFLLQMDDVAFVSSRLSGVYVTDHAGKEGFTELTLRTLESRTRLLRCHRQYLVNMTHLKEIRLEDNGQAELILCNGLTVPVSRRYLKSIKGVLGL
- the yjiA gene encoding GTPase, producing the protein MTTIAVTVLTGFLGAGKTTLLRHILHQQHEYRIAVIENEFGEVAIDDQLLGDRATQIKTLTNGCICCTRSSELEDALLDLLDSLDKGEIAFDRLVIECTGMADPGPIIQTFFSHPVLCQRYLLDGVIALVDAAHASEQLDRFTLAQSQIGYADRILLTKTDVAEEYSPLLDRLQRINARAPVYPVLHGKIDLELLFNTNGFMLEENVVPAKPRFHRLVDPQNAVSSIVLELDYPVILEEVSRVMENLLLSFADNLLRYKGMLWIEGNNHRLLFQGVQRLYSADWDREWQPQEQPRSTLIFIGVQLPEQEIRQAFAKLRPD
- a CDS encoding sensor histidine kinase; the protein is MYEFKLVLLLLQQMCVFLVIAWLMSKTRLFIPLMQVTVRLPHKLLCYVTFSIFCIMGTYFGLHIEDSIANTRAIGAVMGGLLGGPLVGGLVGLTGGLHRYSLGGMTALSCMISTIAEGLLGGLMHSVLIKRGRTDKVFSPLTAGAITFFAELVQMLIILLIARPFQDALHLVESIAAPMMVTNTVGAALFMRILLDKRAMFEKYTSAFSAVALKVAASTEGILRQGFNEENSMRVAQVLYDELDIGAVAITDREKLLAFTGIGDDHHLPGKMISSGYTLRAIESGDVVYADGNEVPYRCSLHPQCKLGSTLVIPLRGENQQVIGTIKLYEAKNRLFSSINRTLGEGIAQLLSAQILAGQYERQKALLAQSEIKLLHAQVNPHFLFNALNTLMAVIRRDSDQAGQLVQYLSTFFRKNLKRSSEIVTLADELEHVSAYLHIEKARFQEQLQVRLAIPDALSWQRLPAFTLQPIVENAIKHGTSQLLGKGEITIQASQDAGYLILAIEDNAGLYQPANIVSGLGMSLVDKRLRARFGDSCGISVTCEPDRFTRVALRLPLEER
- a CDS encoding YbdD/YjiX family protein; the protein is MFGNLGEAKKYLGQAAKMLIGIPDYDTYVQHMQTNHPDKPVMTYPEFFRERQQARYGGDGKGGMRCC
- a CDS encoding carbon starvation CstA family protein, which translates into the protein MDNKKILRHIPWLIVGIIGAFCLSVVALRRGENVSALWIVVASVSVYLVAYRYYSLYIAQKVMKLDPTRATPAVINNDGLNYVPTNRNVLFGHHFAAIAGAGPLVGPVLAAQMGYLPGTLWLLAGVVLAGAVQDFMVLFISSRRNGASLGEIVKEEMGPVPGTIALFGCFLIMIIILAVLALIVVKALAESPWGVFTVCSTVPIALFMGIYMRFIRPGRVGEISVIGVVLLVASIWFGGVIAHDPYWGPALTFKDTTITFTLIGYAFVSALLPVWLILAPRDYLATFLKIGVIVGLALGIVILNPDLKMPAMTQYIDGTGPLWKGALFPFLFITIACGAVSGFHALIASGTTPKLLACETDARFIGYGAMLMESFVAIMALVAASIIEPGLYFAMNTPPAGLGIVMPNLHEMGTANAPLVMAQLQQVTVQAAAAVSSWGFVISPEQILQTAKDIGEPSVLNRAGGAPTLAVGIAHVFHKIIPMADMGFWYHFGILFEALFILTALDAGTRSGRFMLQDLLGNFVPFLKKTDSLVAGVIGTAGCVGLWGYLLYQGVVDPLGGVKSLWPLFGISNQMLAAVALVLATVVLVKMKRTQYIWVTVVPAVWLLICTTWALGMKLFSSNPEMEGFFYMAKAYKARILSDSTELTAQQIANMNHIVINNYTNAGLSILFLVVVYSIIFYGIRTGIQANRTPARTDKETPYVSVPKEGIKTSSGH